One window from the genome of Jiangella alba encodes:
- a CDS encoding ABC transporter permease, translating to MADVSIAASAGAAARTARSHNAWRALLVNRWGLTAMAFLAVVVLAAVLAPVIAPHDPQTQDLLGRLAPPAWAGGDASHLLGTDHLGRDVLSRLIYGSRVSLLVGVAAALMAGVIGAIVGLVAGYYGGWADRVLMRLADVQLAFPSILLALAVVAFLGTGLWIVIVVLGVTGWVSYARVVRSEVVSLKTRDFVTEARAIGVGDATIIRRHLLPNVSAPLATIATLNVAAAIVAESALSFLGLGVPSDVPTWGSMLADGQLYLGTSWWIAVFPGLALMLTSLAINITGDAIRDATDPKAYRR from the coding sequence ATGGCCGACGTCTCGATCGCGGCCTCGGCCGGGGCCGCCGCCCGCACCGCCCGTTCGCACAACGCGTGGCGCGCGCTGCTGGTGAACCGCTGGGGCCTGACGGCGATGGCGTTCCTCGCCGTCGTGGTGCTGGCCGCCGTCCTGGCGCCGGTGATCGCGCCGCACGACCCGCAGACGCAGGACCTGCTCGGACGCCTCGCCCCGCCCGCGTGGGCCGGCGGCGACGCGAGCCACCTGCTGGGCACCGACCACCTCGGCCGCGACGTGCTGAGCCGGCTGATCTACGGCAGCCGGGTGTCGCTGCTGGTCGGCGTCGCGGCGGCACTGATGGCCGGCGTCATCGGCGCGATCGTCGGGCTGGTGGCCGGCTACTACGGCGGCTGGGCCGACCGCGTGCTGATGCGGCTGGCCGACGTCCAGCTGGCGTTCCCGTCGATCCTGCTGGCGCTGGCCGTCGTCGCGTTCCTCGGCACCGGCCTCTGGATCGTCATCGTCGTCCTCGGCGTCACCGGCTGGGTGTCGTACGCGCGCGTCGTCCGCTCCGAGGTGGTCAGCCTGAAGACCCGCGACTTCGTGACGGAAGCGCGGGCCATCGGGGTGGGCGACGCGACGATCATCCGGCGGCACCTGCTGCCGAACGTCAGCGCGCCGCTGGCCACCATCGCCACGCTCAACGTCGCCGCGGCCATCGTCGCCGAGAGCGCGCTGAGCTTCCTCGGGCTGGGCGTGCCCAGCGACGTGCCGACCTGGGGCAGCATGCTCGCCGACGGGCAGCTGTACCTGGGCACGTCGTGGTGGATCGCGGTCTTCCCCGGCCTGGCGCTGATGCTGACCTCCCTGGCGATCAACATCACCGGAGACGCGATCCGGGACGCCACCGACCCGAAGGCCTACCGCCGATGA
- a CDS encoding ABC transporter permease, with protein sequence MTERTVVAGRTTDPPPAPAAPRPGRARAVLLGVGSKLLSALIVMFLAATGTFLLVRISGDPLALLLPPDATAEQADQLAATLGLDQPLLAQYGDYLAGLVRLDLGDSIFYNQPVSEVIADRLPATALLAVSALAVALVIAVPAGIAAAMRRGRAADKGIMALVLVGQSTPAFWVGIVLILVFAVQLQVLPASGYGTFAHLVLPAVTLAVYSVAVVARLLRSSLIDVMSSDYLRTATAKGYGPTRAVLSHGLRNASLPVVTVVGLEVGSLLGGAILTEQVFSWPGLGRLAVEAISNRDLPLVQGTVLLFAAIFVVINLLVDLSYRLLDPRVRMEK encoded by the coding sequence ATGACTGAGCGCACCGTCGTCGCCGGCCGGACCACGGACCCGCCGCCGGCGCCCGCCGCGCCACGACCGGGCCGCGCCCGCGCCGTCCTGCTCGGCGTCGGCTCGAAGCTGCTGTCGGCGCTGATCGTCATGTTCCTGGCCGCCACCGGAACGTTCCTGCTGGTGCGCATCTCCGGCGACCCGCTGGCGCTGCTGCTGCCGCCGGACGCGACCGCCGAGCAGGCCGACCAGCTGGCGGCGACGCTCGGCCTGGACCAGCCGCTGCTCGCGCAGTACGGCGACTACCTGGCCGGGCTGGTCCGGCTCGACCTCGGCGACTCCATCTTCTACAACCAGCCGGTCTCCGAGGTGATCGCCGACCGGCTGCCGGCGACCGCGCTGCTCGCGGTGTCGGCGCTGGCGGTGGCGCTGGTCATCGCCGTGCCGGCCGGCATCGCGGCGGCCATGCGGCGTGGCCGGGCCGCCGACAAGGGCATCATGGCGCTGGTCCTGGTCGGCCAGTCGACGCCGGCGTTCTGGGTCGGCATCGTGCTGATCCTGGTGTTCGCGGTGCAGCTGCAGGTGCTGCCGGCGTCGGGATACGGCACGTTCGCGCACCTGGTGCTGCCGGCCGTCACGCTCGCGGTGTACTCCGTCGCCGTCGTCGCCCGGCTGCTGCGCTCGTCGCTGATCGACGTCATGTCCTCCGACTACCTGCGCACCGCGACGGCGAAGGGATACGGCCCGACCCGCGCTGTCCTCTCGCACGGGCTGCGCAACGCGTCGCTGCCGGTGGTCACCGTCGTCGGGCTGGAGGTCGGGTCGCTGCTGGGCGGCGCGATCCTCACCGAGCAGGTGTTCAGCTGGCCCGGCCTCGGGCGGCTCGCCGTCGAGGCGATCTCGAACCGGGACCTGCCGCTCGTGCAGGGCACGGTGCTGCTGTTCGCGGCGATCTTCGTGGTGATCAACCTGCTCGTGGACCTCTCGTACCGCCTCCTCGACCCCCGCGTCCGGATGGAGAAGTGA
- a CDS encoding ABC transporter substrate-binding protein: MDATASGPGRRLSRRSVLRLAGLTVPAVALSGLLTGCGDGAGSTSGRRTLRVSQAGEPRTLDPQKQGDMPSMNVLINIFDTLTGRDEHNELVPRLALEWTAIDDLTWRFRLREGVTFHNGEPFDAETVRFSIERLLNPDTASPIVELRYVTGVTVVDPYTVHLNTSQPDPIIPEKLSLFGGVMVPPAYLQETGDAGFAEHPVGCGPFRFVEYQRAVQVELAAHDDHWAGPPPVDTLIFKPIPNPASALAALQSDEVDLVTGLVPDAALQLQGYQGVRISNHPGIRTSYLSLDTEDPVLADKRVRQALNHAVDVPQLIEAVLDGKAREVPTMIPRESFGFDDSVQPYARDLHRARALLAEAGHPDGFRTTLTASNNDAFVAQAISGLLARVGVDARVELLDPAIYSERLTSDNRRALGPVYLAASTGWTLDGASNVQSNVRRDRRQSRWTSDEADALIDAEELSVDPDRRRAAFAELQRLLEEEAPFVFLYQIDTILVHNDRVAWRPNVTGALAMDRAEVTDD, translated from the coding sequence ATGGACGCAACCGCATCGGGACCGGGCCGGCGCCTCAGCCGCCGGTCCGTGCTCCGGCTGGCCGGTCTCACCGTGCCCGCCGTCGCGCTGTCCGGCCTGCTCACCGGGTGCGGCGACGGCGCCGGCAGCACGTCCGGACGGCGCACGCTGCGGGTGTCGCAGGCCGGCGAGCCGCGCACGCTGGACCCGCAGAAGCAGGGCGACATGCCCTCGATGAACGTGCTGATCAACATCTTCGACACGCTCACCGGCCGGGACGAGCACAACGAGCTGGTGCCGCGGCTGGCGCTGGAGTGGACCGCGATCGACGACCTCACCTGGCGGTTCCGGCTGCGCGAGGGCGTCACGTTCCACAACGGCGAGCCGTTCGACGCCGAGACCGTGCGCTTCAGCATCGAGCGGCTGCTGAACCCGGACACCGCCTCGCCGATCGTGGAGCTGCGCTACGTCACAGGCGTCACCGTCGTCGACCCGTACACCGTGCACCTGAACACCAGCCAGCCCGACCCGATCATCCCGGAGAAGCTGTCGCTGTTCGGCGGCGTCATGGTCCCGCCGGCCTACCTGCAGGAGACCGGCGACGCCGGTTTCGCCGAGCACCCGGTCGGCTGCGGACCGTTCCGGTTCGTCGAGTACCAGCGCGCCGTCCAGGTCGAACTGGCGGCGCACGACGACCACTGGGCCGGCCCGCCGCCCGTCGACACGCTGATCTTCAAGCCGATCCCCAACCCGGCGTCGGCACTGGCCGCCCTGCAGAGCGACGAGGTCGACCTCGTCACCGGCCTGGTGCCCGACGCCGCGCTGCAGTTGCAGGGCTACCAGGGCGTCCGGATCAGCAACCACCCCGGCATCCGGACGTCGTACCTGTCGCTGGACACCGAGGACCCGGTGCTCGCCGACAAGCGGGTGCGCCAGGCGCTCAACCACGCCGTCGACGTCCCTCAGCTGATCGAGGCGGTGCTCGACGGCAAGGCCCGCGAGGTGCCGACGATGATCCCGCGCGAGTCGTTCGGGTTCGACGACTCCGTCCAGCCCTACGCCCGCGACCTGCACCGGGCCCGCGCGCTGCTGGCCGAGGCGGGGCATCCGGACGGCTTCCGCACCACGCTCACCGCGTCGAACAACGACGCGTTCGTCGCCCAGGCCATCTCCGGGCTGCTCGCCCGGGTCGGCGTGGACGCCCGGGTCGAGCTGCTCGACCCGGCCATCTACTCCGAGCGGCTGACGTCGGACAACCGGCGCGCGCTCGGACCGGTCTACCTGGCCGCCAGCACCGGCTGGACGCTCGACGGCGCCAGCAACGTGCAGTCGAACGTGCGCCGCGACCGCCGGCAGAGCCGGTGGACGTCTGACGAGGCGGACGCGCTGATCGACGCCGAGGAGCTGTCGGTCGACCCGGACCGGCGGCGGGCGGCGTTCGCCGAGTTGCAGCGGCTGCTCGAGGAGGAGGCGCCGTTCGTGTTCCTGTACCAGATCGACACCATCCTGGTGCACAACGACCGGGTCGCCTGGCGGCCCAACGTCACCGGCGCGCTGGCGATGGACCGCGCGGAGGTGACCGATGACTGA
- a CDS encoding IclR family transcriptional regulator → MTEALPLPPSGGSVEKAFALVAELAAGAGPQRLGDLAARVGITKPTAHRLLRSLTALGYVRPLGAGAYTVGPALVGVAAATLGALKDRPLVRRSLDDLHVRTGLTASYAIRSGAAAVVVDNVEPDQAYRVSPRLGVPVPLEECAAGTAMLAAAEGRALPGEYAYDDGEPVRSLAAAVTHHRGVVAGALVVSGLSFTLNAESAAVLGPLVAEQARLLSATLQAMLPPEAAEGIA, encoded by the coding sequence GTGACCGAGGCCTTACCACTGCCGCCGTCGGGCGGGTCCGTCGAGAAGGCGTTCGCGCTGGTCGCCGAGCTGGCGGCCGGCGCGGGCCCGCAGCGGCTCGGCGACCTCGCCGCGCGCGTGGGCATCACCAAGCCGACGGCGCACCGGCTGCTGCGGTCGCTGACGGCACTGGGCTACGTCCGCCCGCTCGGCGCCGGCGCCTACACCGTCGGGCCCGCCCTGGTCGGCGTCGCGGCCGCGACACTGGGCGCGCTGAAGGACCGGCCGCTGGTGCGTCGCAGCCTCGACGACCTGCACGTGCGCACCGGCCTGACCGCGTCGTACGCCATCCGCTCCGGCGCCGCGGCCGTCGTCGTCGACAACGTCGAGCCCGACCAGGCCTACCGGGTCTCGCCGCGGCTGGGGGTGCCGGTGCCGCTGGAGGAGTGCGCGGCGGGCACGGCCATGCTGGCCGCGGCCGAGGGCCGGGCGCTGCCCGGTGAGTACGCCTACGACGACGGCGAACCGGTGCGCTCGCTGGCCGCGGCCGTCACCCACCACCGCGGCGTGGTCGCCGGCGCGCTGGTCGTCAGCGGGCTGAGCTTCACGCTGAACGCCGAGTCGGCCGCGGTGCTCGGGCCGCTGGTGGCCGAGCAGGCCAGGCTGCTGTCGGCGACGCTGCAGGCCATGCTGCCGCCCGAGGCCGCCGAGGGCATCGCGTGA
- a CDS encoding serine hydrolase domain-containing protein gives MSAARIEALLARAREERVFSAAAWSVGTADGELAGGVLGTRSWDGPALARGDLFDLASVTKPIAGLAVMALLEEGALTLGTAVGDLLPFFRGSTKEALTARDLMLHTSGLPGQVPMYRDHPTRDAMLDGLWVLPPRRAPGEAVEYSSQGLMLLGLMAEAAAATTLDVLVERYVAAPAGAASLRFTPEAGDRERCVATEDCPWRGRVVTGEVHDENAVVLGGVAAHAGLFGGVDDLARLGRALLANRAERVLLHPATFAAMTRPRTAHLGEVRALTWQGYDDIGSPAGDLVGPATFGHTGFTGTSLFADPELGRYFVLLTNRVHPSRAGTGIAVVRRAFHNLAVLS, from the coding sequence GTGAGCGCCGCACGCATCGAGGCGCTGCTGGCCCGGGCGCGCGAGGAACGGGTGTTCTCCGCGGCCGCCTGGTCGGTCGGCACGGCGGACGGCGAACTGGCCGGCGGCGTGCTCGGCACCCGCTCGTGGGACGGGCCGGCATTGGCCCGCGGCGACCTGTTCGACCTCGCGTCGGTGACGAAGCCGATCGCCGGGCTGGCCGTCATGGCGCTGCTCGAGGAGGGCGCGCTGACGCTCGGCACCGCCGTCGGCGACCTGCTGCCGTTCTTCCGCGGCTCGACCAAGGAGGCGCTGACCGCCCGCGACCTCATGCTGCACACGTCCGGGCTGCCCGGCCAGGTGCCGATGTACCGCGACCACCCGACCCGCGACGCCATGCTCGACGGTCTGTGGGTGCTGCCGCCGCGGCGAGCACCGGGGGAGGCCGTCGAGTACTCGTCGCAGGGCCTCATGCTGCTCGGGCTGATGGCCGAGGCGGCCGCGGCCACCACCCTGGACGTCCTGGTCGAGCGGTACGTCGCGGCGCCCGCCGGTGCCGCGTCGCTGCGGTTCACCCCGGAGGCCGGTGACCGCGAGCGGTGCGTCGCCACCGAGGACTGCCCGTGGCGCGGGCGCGTCGTCACCGGCGAGGTGCACGACGAGAACGCCGTCGTCCTCGGCGGGGTGGCCGCTCACGCCGGCCTGTTCGGCGGCGTCGACGACCTCGCCCGGCTGGGCCGCGCGCTGCTGGCCAACCGGGCCGAGCGCGTGCTGCTGCACCCCGCGACGTTCGCGGCGATGACCCGGCCGCGCACCGCGCACCTCGGCGAGGTCCGCGCGCTCACCTGGCAGGGCTACGACGACATCGGCTCACCGGCCGGCGACCTCGTGGGGCCGGCGACGTTCGGCCACACCGGGTTCACCGGCACCAGCCTGTTCGCCGACCCCGAGCTCGGCCGCTACTTCGTGCTGCTCACCAACCGCGTCCATCCCAGCCGTGCCGGCACCGGCATCGCCGTCGTCCGCCGGGCGTTCCACAACCTCGCCGTGCTCAGTTGA
- a CDS encoding TAXI family TRAP transporter solute-binding subunit: MRTRVVTRLVAGLLATGLAVSACGGRQSTSPSDDDGGDAGACEAGSGRMTIATGNSTGVYYALGGGLAQLIGDETDITATAAETGASVQNIQQLVAGDYDLAFSLADTAADATEGTAAFDEPQPVSALGRIYPNYTQVVVRADSGITSIQDMAGKTISTGSPNSGTEVIAHRLLEAAGLDPASDVQAQRLDLTKTVDGMKDGSIDGLVWSGGLPTAAMTDLFTALGDDVTFIDITPQLPALQELNPVYTEAEIPAETYGTNAAVPTIVVPNVLLVRDDLDDGTACALTKLVYENVEALTAVHVAAADIDAAMATEIDPIPLHPGAEQAIEELN, encoded by the coding sequence ATGAGAACTCGCGTCGTCACCCGGCTGGTGGCAGGACTGCTCGCGACCGGCCTCGCGGTGTCCGCCTGCGGCGGCCGCCAGAGCACCTCGCCCAGCGACGACGACGGCGGCGACGCCGGCGCGTGCGAGGCCGGCTCGGGCCGGATGACCATCGCGACCGGCAACTCCACCGGCGTCTACTACGCGCTCGGCGGCGGCCTGGCGCAGCTGATCGGCGACGAGACCGACATCACCGCGACGGCGGCCGAGACCGGCGCGTCCGTGCAGAACATCCAGCAGCTGGTGGCCGGCGACTACGACCTCGCCTTCTCGCTGGCCGACACCGCCGCCGACGCCACCGAGGGGACCGCCGCGTTCGACGAGCCGCAGCCGGTGTCGGCGCTCGGGCGCATCTACCCCAACTACACGCAGGTGGTGGTGCGCGCCGACTCCGGCATCACGTCGATCCAGGACATGGCCGGCAAGACCATCTCGACCGGGTCGCCGAACTCCGGCACCGAGGTCATCGCGCACCGGCTGCTGGAGGCGGCCGGCCTGGACCCCGCGAGCGACGTGCAGGCGCAGCGGCTGGACCTCACCAAGACCGTCGACGGCATGAAGGACGGCTCGATCGACGGGCTGGTGTGGTCCGGCGGCCTGCCCACCGCCGCGATGACCGACCTGTTCACGGCCCTGGGCGACGACGTGACGTTCATCGACATCACGCCGCAGCTGCCCGCGTTGCAGGAGCTCAACCCCGTCTACACCGAGGCCGAGATCCCGGCCGAGACCTACGGGACGAACGCCGCGGTGCCGACCATCGTCGTGCCCAACGTGCTGCTGGTCCGCGACGACCTCGACGACGGCACGGCGTGCGCGCTGACGAAGCTGGTCTACGAGAACGTGGAGGCGCTGACCGCGGTGCACGTGGCGGCCGCCGACATCGACGCCGCGATGGCGACGGAGATCGACCCGATCCCGCTGCACCCGGGCGCCGAGCAGGCCATCGAGGAGCTCAACTGA
- a CDS encoding TRAP transporter permease has product MTDASTTRHANGEGADVGELVARYDEELPARRLSGRVALAVGVACFAVALFVLRQVFWPLSAGNQYYLMLFLAFVLPLVFLCYRGVTTRARADLASPLEQRPDNPGPLDWTLAALALVACLYPVLPVTLGDSGGGFDAFLDRQGSLTGLDVLMGAIVLVLVIEATRRTTGWVLPIVCVAFLAYAYYGGFLPQSWPGAHAGIDFDQIINALYNDPSGFYGIPLDVCATYIVLFTIYGAVLDRTGAGRFFIDLSFAIFRRSRTAPGRTVALSGFLLGTVSGSGTATAVGLGAVTWPVLRKAGYPRENAGGMLAASGIGAILSPPTLGAAAFIIAEYLGVSYLDVLVWALVPTLLYYLGIVLAIEIDARKAGVDAVEVERKNPWRLLARSGYHFLSLGVIVAFLAAGLTPFRAVVYATAVAVGFGIVDAVVRRRGRDWAGVAAETARVLYLSLSDGVRSVLPVAAVCAAAGIIVSTITKTGLGQVLSDLLIDTASAVSDNATVVLVLSAVLAAVAILVLGLAVPVTASFIISWVVIGPALLDLDVSAPAVAMFIFYFSVLSEVSPPTALAAVASAAITGGKVIATMWQACKYALPAFLVPLAFVLTDNGSALLLERPAGDVVWTVAVSAVAVAALAAAAGGWIVRRAGAAERTLCAVAACLLLYLQPVSIALGAGVLAAAVVVNLTTSSSRTREELPT; this is encoded by the coding sequence ATGACCGACGCCTCGACGACGCGGCACGCCAACGGTGAAGGTGCGGACGTCGGTGAGCTCGTGGCGCGCTACGACGAGGAGCTGCCCGCCCGCCGGTTGTCCGGCCGCGTGGCGCTGGCCGTCGGCGTCGCCTGCTTCGCCGTCGCCCTGTTCGTGCTGCGCCAGGTGTTCTGGCCGCTCAGCGCCGGCAACCAGTACTACCTCATGCTGTTCCTGGCGTTCGTGCTGCCGCTGGTCTTCCTCTGCTACCGCGGGGTGACGACGCGCGCGCGGGCCGACCTCGCCAGCCCGCTGGAGCAGCGCCCCGACAACCCCGGCCCGCTGGACTGGACGCTGGCGGCGCTCGCCCTGGTGGCCTGCCTCTACCCGGTCCTGCCGGTCACGCTGGGCGACTCCGGCGGCGGCTTCGACGCGTTCCTGGACCGGCAGGGCTCGCTGACCGGCCTGGACGTCCTCATGGGCGCGATCGTGCTGGTGCTGGTGATCGAGGCGACGCGGCGGACGACCGGCTGGGTGCTGCCGATCGTGTGCGTCGCGTTCCTGGCGTACGCGTACTACGGCGGTTTCCTGCCGCAGTCGTGGCCGGGCGCGCACGCGGGCATCGACTTCGACCAGATCATCAACGCGCTGTACAACGACCCCAGCGGCTTCTACGGCATCCCGCTCGACGTCTGCGCCACGTACATCGTGCTGTTCACGATCTACGGCGCGGTGCTCGACCGCACCGGCGCCGGGCGCTTCTTCATCGACCTCAGCTTCGCGATCTTCCGCCGGTCGCGGACGGCGCCGGGGCGGACGGTGGCGCTGTCGGGCTTCCTGCTGGGCACGGTCTCGGGGTCCGGGACGGCGACGGCGGTCGGCCTCGGCGCGGTGACGTGGCCGGTGCTGCGCAAGGCCGGCTACCCGCGCGAGAACGCCGGCGGCATGCTGGCGGCGTCGGGCATCGGCGCGATCCTGTCGCCGCCGACGCTGGGCGCGGCGGCCTTCATCATCGCCGAGTACCTGGGCGTCTCGTACCTCGACGTGCTGGTGTGGGCGCTGGTGCCGACGCTGCTCTACTACCTGGGCATCGTGCTGGCGATCGAGATCGACGCGCGCAAGGCCGGCGTCGACGCCGTCGAGGTGGAGCGGAAGAACCCGTGGCGGCTGCTGGCACGCTCCGGCTACCACTTCCTGTCCCTCGGCGTCATCGTCGCGTTCCTGGCGGCCGGCCTGACGCCGTTCCGCGCGGTCGTCTACGCGACCGCTGTCGCCGTCGGGTTCGGCATCGTCGACGCGGTCGTGCGGCGGCGCGGCCGCGACTGGGCCGGCGTGGCCGCCGAGACGGCGCGCGTGCTCTACCTGTCGCTGTCCGACGGCGTGCGCTCGGTGCTGCCGGTGGCCGCGGTGTGCGCGGCCGCGGGGATCATCGTCTCGACGATCACCAAGACCGGCCTCGGCCAGGTGCTGTCCGACCTGCTCATCGACACCGCGTCGGCGGTCTCCGACAACGCGACCGTCGTGCTGGTGCTGAGCGCGGTGCTGGCCGCGGTCGCGATCCTGGTGCTCGGGCTGGCGGTCCCGGTGACGGCGTCGTTCATCATCAGCTGGGTGGTCATCGGCCCAGCGCTGCTGGACCTCGACGTGTCCGCGCCGGCCGTCGCGATGTTCATCTTCTACTTCTCCGTGCTGTCCGAGGTGTCGCCGCCGACGGCGCTCGCGGCGGTCGCCTCGGCGGCGATCACCGGCGGCAAGGTCATCGCGACGATGTGGCAGGCGTGCAAGTACGCGCTGCCGGCGTTCCTGGTGCCGCTGGCGTTCGTGCTGACGGACAACGGCTCGGCGCTGCTGCTGGAACGCCCGGCCGGCGACGTCGTCTGGACCGTCGCGGTGTCGGCGGTCGCCGTCGCGGCCCTGGCCGCGGCCGCCGGCGGCTGGATCGTCCGCCGGGCAGGCGCCGCCGAGCGCACGCTCTGCGCCGTCGCCGCCTGCCTGCTGCTCTACCTGCAGCCGGTGTCCATCGCGCTCGGCGCCGGCGTGCTCGCCGCCGCCGTCGTCGTCAACCTCACCACGTCGTCGTCCCGCACCCGAGAGGAACTCCCGACATGA
- a CDS encoding fumarylacetoacetate hydrolase family protein yields the protein MRIARFTTGDDPRFGAVGQDDSGATVIAVLEGDPLYRTPQLTGEKLALEDVRLLAPVIPRSKVIGVGRNYADHAAEMSNPLPEEPLLFLKPNTSVIGPDEPIVLPPQSGNVHHEAELAVVIGRIAKSVPRDRVSEVIFGYTCGNDVTARDLQKTDNQWARAKGFDTFCPLGPWIETDLDPADLAVRCRVGGEERQHGRTSQLIFDVATLVEYISAAFTLLPGDVILTGTPAGVGPITAGDHVAVTVEGIGVLANPVVAAD from the coding sequence GTGCGTATCGCGAGGTTCACGACGGGGGACGACCCACGCTTCGGAGCGGTGGGACAGGACGACAGCGGAGCGACCGTCATCGCGGTCCTCGAAGGCGACCCGCTCTACCGGACGCCGCAGCTGACCGGTGAGAAGCTGGCGCTCGAGGACGTGCGGCTGCTGGCGCCGGTCATCCCGCGCAGCAAGGTCATCGGGGTCGGGCGCAACTACGCCGACCACGCCGCCGAGATGTCCAACCCGCTGCCCGAGGAGCCGCTGCTGTTCCTCAAGCCGAACACGTCGGTCATCGGGCCGGACGAGCCGATCGTGCTGCCGCCGCAGTCGGGCAACGTGCACCACGAGGCCGAGCTGGCCGTCGTCATCGGGCGCATCGCGAAGTCGGTGCCGCGCGACCGCGTGTCCGAGGTGATCTTCGGCTACACCTGCGGCAACGACGTCACCGCGCGCGACCTGCAGAAGACCGACAACCAGTGGGCCCGGGCCAAGGGCTTCGACACGTTCTGCCCGCTCGGGCCGTGGATCGAGACCGACCTCGACCCCGCCGACCTCGCGGTGCGCTGCCGCGTCGGCGGCGAGGAGCGCCAGCACGGCCGCACGTCGCAGCTGATCTTCGACGTCGCGACGCTCGTCGAGTACATCAGCGCGGCGTTCACGCTGCTGCCCGGCGACGTCATCCTCACCGGCACGCCGGCCGGCGTCGGGCCGATCACGGCGGGCGACCACGTCGCCGTCACCGTCGAGGGGATCGGCGTGCTCGCCAACCCCGTCGTCGCCGCCGACTGA
- the gltX gene encoding glutamate--tRNA ligase: protein MTDGSGSSDALVLGDVAPADVRVRFSPSPTGNPHVGVIRTALYNSAFSRHFGGTFVFRIEDTDAARDSEESYEAMLEALRWLGLHWDEGPDVDGPHAPYRQSLRHELYADAAARLMEAGHAYHCYCTPEELDERREAARAAGKPSGYDGKCRSLSDAEIAAFVDEGRKPVLRLRMPDQDVTFVDLIRGEITVDRFNLFDYVIVRANGRPLYPLVNPVDDALMGITHVLRGEDLLSSTPRQLVLHQALRDIGFASGPLPRFGHLPLVTGEGNRKLSKRDPESSLQLYRDRGFLPEGLLNYLALLGWSIGDDVEVFSMDEMAAAFDVTRVNSASARFDLKKAEAINGVWLRRLPSDDLADRMVPYLQAAGVLPSPVPDASLELLRAATPLVQERMTVLDEAVGMLGFLFAPGAVAFDDDAVAKVLTDDARPVLLAARDRLASLEKWSTETIEAGLRSALVDELGLKPKHAFGPVRVAVTGRRVSPPLFESLELLGRDRTLTRLDAALSRIG from the coding sequence GTGACTGACGGCTCCGGCTCGTCGGACGCTCTGGTGCTCGGCGACGTCGCGCCGGCCGACGTCCGCGTGCGCTTCTCCCCGTCCCCCACGGGCAACCCGCACGTGGGCGTGATCCGCACCGCCCTCTACAACTCGGCCTTCTCGCGCCACTTCGGCGGCACGTTCGTGTTCCGCATCGAGGACACCGACGCCGCGCGCGACAGCGAGGAGTCGTACGAGGCGATGCTCGAGGCGCTGCGCTGGCTCGGGCTGCACTGGGACGAGGGCCCCGACGTCGACGGCCCGCACGCGCCGTACCGGCAGTCGCTGCGGCACGAGCTCTACGCCGACGCCGCGGCGCGGCTGATGGAGGCCGGCCACGCGTACCACTGCTACTGCACGCCCGAGGAGCTGGACGAGCGGCGCGAGGCGGCCCGGGCGGCCGGGAAGCCGAGCGGGTACGACGGCAAGTGCCGGTCGCTGTCCGACGCCGAGATCGCCGCGTTCGTCGACGAGGGCCGCAAGCCCGTCCTCCGGCTGCGCATGCCCGACCAGGACGTCACGTTCGTCGACCTCATCCGCGGCGAGATCACCGTCGACCGGTTCAACCTGTTCGACTACGTCATCGTCCGCGCCAACGGCCGGCCGCTCTACCCGCTGGTCAACCCGGTCGACGACGCGCTGATGGGCATCACGCACGTGCTGCGCGGCGAGGACCTGCTGTCGTCGACGCCGCGCCAGCTGGTCCTGCACCAGGCGCTGCGCGACATCGGGTTCGCGTCCGGGCCGCTGCCGCGGTTCGGGCACCTGCCGCTGGTCACGGGGGAGGGGAACCGCAAGCTGTCCAAGCGCGACCCCGAGTCGTCGCTGCAGCTCTACCGCGACCGCGGGTTCCTGCCCGAGGGGCTGCTCAACTACCTCGCCCTGCTCGGCTGGTCCATCGGCGACGACGTCGAGGTCTTCTCCATGGACGAGATGGCCGCCGCCTTCGACGTCACCCGCGTCAACTCCGCGTCGGCCCGGTTCGACCTCAAGAAGGCCGAGGCCATCAACGGCGTCTGGCTGCGCCGGCTGCCCTCCGACGACCTCGCCGACCGGATGGTGCCGTACCTGCAGGCGGCCGGCGTGCTGCCGTCGCCCGTGCCGGACGCCTCGCTGGAGCTGCTGCGCGCCGCCACCCCGCTCGTCCAGGAGCGCATGACGGTGCTCGACGAAGCGGTCGGCATGCTCGGCTTCCTGTTCGCCCCTGGCGCCGTCGCGTTCGACGACGACGCCGTCGCCAAGGTGCTGACGGACGACGCGCGGCCGGTGCTGCTCGCCGCCCGGGACCGGCTGGCGTCGCTGGAGAAGTGGTCGACGGAGACGATCGAGGCGGGGCTGCGCTCGGCGCTCGTGGACGAACTGGGCCTGAAGCCCAAGCACGCCTTCGGCCCCGTCCGCGTCGCCGTCACCGGGCGCCGGGTGTCGCCGCCGCTGTTCGAGTCGCTGGAGCTGCTCGGCCGCGACCGCACCCTCACCCGCCTCGACGCCGCCCTCTCCCGCATCGGCTGA